A DNA window from Schistocerca gregaria isolate iqSchGreg1 chromosome 2, iqSchGreg1.2, whole genome shotgun sequence contains the following coding sequences:
- the LOC126335646 gene encoding allergen Cr-PI-like: MASSSFLVTFSSRNKPLACNQQQTAQQLEIQKREIVDVGSSDSPERCAYDKHCADKDFLLRQKKLLEVFWHVGQPTVDPQQKVISETFNLEENVNHFKDPELVKKFVNYYTHGYFKQRGEQFSIYNKLDQIQAKALVDLLYQANDFETFYKTSVWARDHLNEGLFVYALNVAKLHREDLFDVVLPPFYELYPQLYVSPEVIKEAWEAALQGKAFNKENPYVIRVNYSGQPFARNADELVSYYTEDVGLNAYLDFMHYRYPFWAKMNEYNQANYTRRGDHFYYGIKAIVGRYNLERLSNHLPDVEPIDYTKPINGVVPQGPIVQYVSTLEKRLREAIDAGFVFDSNFTRYSLNDPLSIEILGRIVEGNADSINKDYYGSFYRSLLSLAAGPGSVTPASSFRNPAFYKVAARIASILDQFKDRLGPYSKDQLLLPGVKVESLTVDKLVTYFDDYDFELNNAIPVGSVEEGAKLNVVARTQRLTHKPFNYHIKVTSDKDIDVFVRFFFGPRYGVYGKELTPNEKRHNMLYTDSFVFKLKKGENELVRNSRQFNYYGQLPLGYSKLYQRTAEAITSGSEVYVDDFVKKFGDPEGLILPRGTRSGLPLTTYVIITPFTHKTISRINPYTDNIGAKISFYPFDRPINELEFDVPNSYFGEAVVVHRSGDEVNRV, translated from the exons GTGTGCTTATGATAAACATTGCG CGGACAAGGACTTCCTTCTGAGGCAGAAGAAACTGCTGGAAGTTTTTTGGCATGTCGGACAACCCACTGTAGATCCCcagcagaaggttatttcggaaACGTTTAATCTTGAGGAGAATGTCAACCACTTCAAG GATCCAGAGCTCGTTAAGAAGTTCGTGAATTACTACACTCATGGCTACTTCAAGCAGCGTGGAGAACAATTCTCCATCTACAACAAGTTGGACCAGATTCAGGCCAAGGCTCTTGTCGACCTTTTGTACCAAGCGAATGACTTCGAGACCTTCTACAAG ACGTCCGTGTGGGCCAGGGACCACCTGAACGAGGGCCTGTTCGTGTACGCACTCAACGTGGCCAAGCTGCACCGAGAGGACCTCTTCGACGTGGTCCTGCCCCCCTTCTACGAGCTGTACCCGCAGCTGTACGTCAGCCCTGAGGTCATCAAGGAGGCCTGGGAAGCCGCCCTGCAAG GGAAGGCCTTCAACAAGGAGAACCCTTACGTGATCCGCGTTAACTACAGCGGGCAGCCGTTCGCTCGCAACGCCGATGAGCTGGTCTCGTACTATACTGAGGACGTGGGCCTCAACGCCTACCTGGACTTCATGCACTACCGCTACCCCTTCTGGGCCAAGATGAACGAGTACAACCAGGCCAACTACACCCGCCGCGGAGACCACTTCTACTACGGCATCAAGGCCATCGTCGGCAGGTACAACCTGGAGAGGCTGTCGAACCACCTCCCAGACGTAGAGCCCATCGACTACACGAAGCCCATCAACGGAGTCGTCCCTCAGGGTCCCATTGTGCAGTACGTGAGCACGCTGGAGAAGAGGCTTCGTGAAGCCATCGATGCAGGATTTGTATTTGAC AGCAACTTCACAAGATACTCACTGAATGATCCTCTCAGCATTGAGATCCTTGGAAGAATTGTGGAAGGCAATGCGGACTCCATCAACAAGGACTACTACGGCTCGTTCTACAGGAGCCTCCTGTCTCTCGCTGCCGGTCCAGGC agtgTCACCCCAGCCTCTTCCTTCAGAAACCCTGCATTCTACAAAGTTGCTGCGCGCATCGCATCAATCCTCGATCAGTTTAAGGACAGGCTGGGACCATACTCAAAGGACCAG ctgctgctgcctgGAGTGAAAGTCGAGAGCCTGACCGTCGACAAGCTGGTGACGTACTTCGACGACTACGATTTCGAGCTGAATAACGCTATTCCGGTCGGAAGCGTGGAGGAAGGCGCCAAGCTGAATGTGGTGGCCCGCACGCAGCGGCTGACACACAAGCCGTTCAACTACCACATCAAGGTCACCAGCGACAAGGACATCGACGTGTTCGTGCGCTTCTTCTTCGGCCCCCGCTACGGCGTCTACGGCAAGGAGCTGACGCCCAACGAGAAGAGGCACAACATGCTCTACACTGACTCATTCGTCTTCAAAC TGAAAAAGGGTGAGAACGAGCTGGTGCGGAACTCGAGGCAGTTCAACTACTACGGCCAGCTACCCCTGGGCTACAGCAAGCTGTACCAGCGCACTGCAGAGGCCATCACGTCAGGCTCGGAGGTCTACGTGGACGACTTCGTGAAGAAGTTCGGCGACCCCGAGGGTCTGATACTGCCCCGCGGAACCCGCAGTGGACTGCCGCTCACCACCTACGTCATCATCACCCCGTTCACGCACAAGACCATCAGCAGGATCAACCCCTACACGGACAACATCGGCGCCAAGATCTCCTTCTACCCCTTCGACAGGCCCATCAACGAGCTGGAGTTCGACGTGCCCAACTCGTACTTTGGAGAAGCTGTCGTGGTGCACAGGAGCGGTGATGAGGTCAACAGAGTATGA